The Bacillus sp. (in: firmicutes) DNA segment TTAGATCAATTAGAACAAGAGCTCAAGGTTGTTGAGAAAGTAGTAGCCGAAAATCCACAATTTCTAACAATCTTAAAACATCCAAAAATCGCGAAAGATACGAAAAAGGCATTAGTAAAAGAAGTGTTCAAAGATGCGTCACAAACAGTGATTAACACGATTCTTCTTTTAATCGATCGCAAGCGCGAAGATTTACTTCTTGAAATTGCTGAACAATATTTTCTATTGGCAAATGATGCACGCGGCATTGCGGATGCTAAAGTATTCTCTGTCCGCGCGTTAACAGCTGATGAAGAACAAGCACTTTCAGAAGTTTTTGCAAAGAAAATTGGCAAATCAGAACTACGTATTAATAATATCATTGACGATAGCCTAATCGGCGGCGTCAAGCTAAGAATCGGTAATACAATTTATGATGGCAGTGTTAAAGGTAAATTGGAACGTATTGAACGTCAATTACTAACTGCACAACGCTAGAGGTTAGGGGTGAAATTCATGAGCATCAAAGCAGAAGAAATTAGTGCACTGATAAAAAAGCAAATTGAAAACTATCAGTCTGAAATCGAAGTGAATGATGTTGGTACTGTAATCCAAGTTGGTGACGGTATCGCACGTGCTCATGGTCTTGATAACGTAATGTCAGGAGAACTTGTTGAATTCTCTAACGGAGTAATGGGTCTTGCCCAAAACTTAGAAGAAAACAACGTTGGTATCGTTATTCTAGGACCATATACAGAAATTCGTGAAGGTGACGAAGTTCGTCGTACAGGCCGTATTATGGAGGTTCCTGTTGGTGAGCAATTATTAGGACGTGTTGTAAACTCATTGGGTATGCCGGTTGACGGCCTAGGCCCAATAGAAACAACAGAAACTCGTCCAATTGAAGTAAAAGCATCAGGCGTAATGGATCGTAAATCAGTACATGAACCATTACAAACTGGTATTAAAGCGATCGATGCTCTAGTTCCAATCGGACGCGGACAACGTGAGTTAATCATCGGTGACCGCCAAACTGGTAAAACATCAGTAGCAATCGATGCAATCCTAAACCAAAAGAACGAAAATATGATTTGTATTTACGTTGCAATTGGTCAAAAGGAATCAACGGTACGTGGTGTTGTTGAAACATTACGTAAAAATGGTGCATTAGACTACACAATCGTAGTAACGGCATCTGCATCACAACCAGCTCCACTATTATACCTTGCTCCATATGCAGGTGTATCAATGGGTGAGCATTTCATGTATAACGGTAAGCACGTATTAATCATCTATGATGATTTATCAAAACAAGCAGCAGCATACCGTGAACTTTCATTATTATTACGTCGTCCTCCAGGCCGCGAAGCGTATCCAGGGGATGTATTCTATCTACACAGCCGCTTGTTAGAGCGTGCAGCAAAATTGAACGATGAATTAGGCGCCGGCTCTATGACAGCCCTACCATTTATCGAAACACAAGCTGGTGACGTTTCTGCGTACATTCCAACGAACGTTATCTCAATCACAGATGGACAAATCTTCTTACAATCAGACTTGTTCTTCTCAGGGGTACGTCCAGCGATTAACGCAGGTTTATCAGTATCTCGCGTAGGGGGATCTGCGCAAATTAAAGCGATGAAAAAGGTATCTGGTACATTACGTCTAGACCTTGCTTCTTACCGTGAGTTAGAAGCGTTCGCTCAATTCGGTTCAGACCTTGATAAAGCAACACAAGCAAAATTAAACCGTGGTGTTCGTACTGTAGAAGTATTGAAGCAAGGTTTAAACAAGCCACTTGCCGTTGAAAAGCAAGTAGTCATCCTTTATGCATTAACAAAAGGCTTCCTAGATGATATTCCAGTAGTAGACATTCAACGTTTCGAAGAAGAGCTTTTTGCATGGATTGATATGAACCGCAAAAAAGAGATTTTTGATCATATTACAAGCACAAAAGATTTACCTGCTGATACAGACATGGCAGCGGCAATTAATGACTTTAAAAAGACATTTGCAATTTCTGAATAAATAAAATTTACAAATAAAAAAAGGTGGTAGGCCTTAGCCTGCCCCTTGTCCCCTGAATAAAAAGGTGGTGAAAACGAGTGGCTTCATTACGCGATATAAAAGGCCGTATTACATCGACAAAGAAAACGATGCAAATTACGAAAGCGATGCACATGGTATCTGCTTCTAAGTTAAGTCGTGCTGAAGAAAACGCAAAGTCATTTTATCCTTATATGGAAAAAATGCAAGAGGTTGTTGCTAGCATAGCACTTGGAAGTAAAGGTGTTCGTCATCCAATGCTTGAGTCAAGACAAGTGAAAAAGACTGGTTATCTAGTGATTACATCTGACCGTGGTTTAGCAGGCGCTTATAACAGTAACGTTTTACGTGCGGTTTTACGGCAAATTCAAGAACGTCATAAATCAACTGATGAATACGCAATCGTTGCAATTGGCCGTATTGGAC contains these protein-coding regions:
- a CDS encoding F0F1 ATP synthase subunit delta; translated protein: MSQNAVAGRYAVALYNLAKEQNQLDQLEQELKVVEKVVAENPQFLTILKHPKIAKDTKKALVKEVFKDASQTVINTILLLIDRKREDLLLEIAEQYFLLANDARGIADAKVFSVRALTADEEQALSEVFAKKIGKSELRINNIIDDSLIGGVKLRIGNTIYDGSVKGKLERIERQLLTAQR
- the atpA gene encoding F0F1 ATP synthase subunit alpha, yielding MSIKAEEISALIKKQIENYQSEIEVNDVGTVIQVGDGIARAHGLDNVMSGELVEFSNGVMGLAQNLEENNVGIVILGPYTEIREGDEVRRTGRIMEVPVGEQLLGRVVNSLGMPVDGLGPIETTETRPIEVKASGVMDRKSVHEPLQTGIKAIDALVPIGRGQRELIIGDRQTGKTSVAIDAILNQKNENMICIYVAIGQKESTVRGVVETLRKNGALDYTIVVTASASQPAPLLYLAPYAGVSMGEHFMYNGKHVLIIYDDLSKQAAAYRELSLLLRRPPGREAYPGDVFYLHSRLLERAAKLNDELGAGSMTALPFIETQAGDVSAYIPTNVISITDGQIFLQSDLFFSGVRPAINAGLSVSRVGGSAQIKAMKKVSGTLRLDLASYRELEAFAQFGSDLDKATQAKLNRGVRTVEVLKQGLNKPLAVEKQVVILYALTKGFLDDIPVVDIQRFEEELFAWIDMNRKKEIFDHITSTKDLPADTDMAAAINDFKKTFAISE